From the genome of Ptychodera flava strain L36383 chromosome 22, AS_Pfla_20210202, whole genome shotgun sequence, one region includes:
- the LOC139122828 gene encoding NPC intracellular cholesterol transporter 1-like isoform X2, with translation MARLLLFVVFCWLVNIQVGVSGYPHIHEEGRCMWYGQCGDSPLTGKTVNCYHNGPPKPLTEPLGKSILSDLCPELDIGDDPLTCCSSDQLQTLQESTAFTQQAFARCPACLRNFMELYCNATCSPHQSLFVNATVLNEVPEENYTQIIEVDEYFSKRFAYGAFYSCNEVLFPSTNSPVIGLMCGGKTAEECTPEDWLEYMGSTSNGITPFDINYILVENGTELPHNLEALDMPIVPCNQAPTEDAYACSCQDCSIACAETPSRPPEPEPWEIAGMDAALFIMLMAFCGFVVVYIGLLIFYYAVVKKPEDAEDKKRDMLTEDDVNCVENAGFVMHKYLGEIFRRWGVFVSNNPIKVIVVALLFVTLCSLGNIFIIVTVDPIDLWVADGSRCLEEKNYFDRHFQPFWRVSQVIITAPNHNDTVYPTWPDGVHENFGSALDKEFLHQVLVLQDHLNFMKVFHEPDEDYITFEDICYKPMEPDNMYCTIQSPLQYYQNSHALLDKVVDEQMGVKLDYPADYRDHFLYCVKAPNSVQCTTPFEESCMGAYEGPNYAYTCLGGFEDDNYNNATAILLTFLNDNYVDNDEIVDRVKTWETAFLDVVSTWNNTNMSMSYYAERSIEDELIRASQADILTIVLSYVFIFCYITIALGEIYRCDRRLLIDSKVTLGLGGILLILCSVFAAMGIYAYLGVQTTLIIIEVVPFLLLAVGADMMFIFVLDYQRTTRGENETREEHVGRVLGEVGPSMMLCSLTESVAFFIGALTTMPAVQTFALYAGLAVLFDFMLLVSAFIALIILDLRRQEAGRYDICCCIPPQTKEQPEHKELLHSFMSKYFAPFLVNKWVRPIVIICFVGFFCACCVWTTKLQIGLDASLSMPRDSYVLDFFQDLGAYLSVGSPVYFVVAHGYNYSNIPDQNRICGGAGCNPDSLTQQIYFAAQDPEYTTIALPTMSWLDDYFDWLLPSFTLFRPCCREFIATGEFCPADFDGNQLQCQSCLSTDQRGQRPTPSQFDEYLPWFLEDNPNIYCAKGVKLPML, from the exons ATGGCAAGACTTTTGCTGTTTGTCGTCTTCTGTTGGCTGGTAAATATACAG GTTGGAGTGTCAGGATACCCACACATACACGAGGAAGGGCGATGTATGTGGTACGGCCAGTGCGGTGACAGTCCCTTAACTGGCAAAACTGTGAACTGTTACCACAACGGACCACCGAAACCTCTGACGGAGCCCCTCGGAAAAAGCATCCTGTCGGATCTTTGTCCAGAGCTCGATATCGGCGATGATCCACTAACCTGCTGCAGTTCTGATCAGCTCCAGACACTACAAGAATCAACGGCCTTCACCCAACAGGCGTTTGCCCGCTGCCCTGCCTGCCTGAGAAATTTCATGGAGCTCTACTGCAACGCGACGTGCAGCCCGCACCAAAGTTTATTTGTGAATGCCACCGTGCTAAATGAGGTTCCCGAGGAAAACTACACCCAAATAATCGAAGTCGACGAATATTTCTCGAAGAGATTTGCATACGGTGCGTTCTACTCCTGCAATGAAGTGCTGTTTCCGTCCACAAACTCGCCTGTGATCGGACTCATGTGCGGAGGTAAAACGGCCGAAGAATGTACACCCGAGGATTGGCTGGAATACATGGGAAGCACATCAAACGGAATTACTCCCTTCGACATCAACTACATTCTAGTTGAAAATGGCACCGAGTTGCCGCACAACTTGGAGGCGCTGGATATGCCAATCGTACCCTGCAACCAGGCGCCAACGGAGGACGCGTATGCATGCAGCTGCCAAGATTGCTCCATCGCTTGCGCTGAAACACCGTCGCGTCCGCCAGAACCAGAGCCATGGGAGATCGCAGGTATGGACGCCGCCCTGTTCATCATGCTGATGGCATTCTGTGGCTTCGTGGTCGTGTACATCGGCCTCCTGATATTCTACTATGCTGTCGTTAAGAAACCGGAGGATGCTGAAGACAAAAAGAGGGATATGTTAACAGAGGATGACGTCAACTGCGTTGAGAACGCTGGCTTCGTCATGCATAAATACCTTGGGGAAATATTCAGGCGGTGGGGAGTTTTCGTTTCAAATAATCCCATCAAAGTCATCGTTGTCGCTTTGTTATTCGTCACTCTTTGTTCCCTTGGCAACATCTTCATCATCGTCACAGTTGATCCAATTGATTTGTGGGTTGCGGACGGCAGCCGCTGTTTGGAAGAGAAGAATTATTTTGATCGGCACTTCCAACCATTCTGGCGCGTGTCTCAAGTCATCATCACCGCACCCAACCACAACGATACCGTGTATCCGACATGGCCTGATGGTGTTCACGAGAACTTTGGCAGCGCATTAGATAAAGAGTTTCTCCACCAG GTACTAGTTTTGCAGGACCACCTTAACTTCATGAAAGTGTTTCATGAGCCTGATGAGGATTACATCACCTTCGAGGATATCTGCTACAAGCCGATGGAACCCGACAATATGTATTGCACCATTCAGAGCCCGTTGCAGTACTATCAAAACTCTCACGCACTACTTGATAAAGTCGTTGATGAACAAATGGGAGTTAAATTGGACTATCCTGCCGACTATAGGGATCATTTTCTGTACTGTGTCAA AGCGCCAAACAGCGTCCAGTGCACAACGCCGTTTGAAGAATCGTGCATGGGCGCGTATGAAGGTCCCAATTATGCGTACACCTGTTTAGGCGGCTTCGAAG aCGATAATTACAACAACGCCACGGCCATACTGTTAACATTCTTGAACGATAACTACGTTGACAATGACGAGATTGTTGATAGAGTGAAAACTTGGGAAACAGCTTTTCTTGATGTTGTGTCAACATGGAACAACACGAACATGAGTATGAGTTACTATGCAGAG AGATCGATTGAGGATGAGCTGATTCGAGCCAGCCAGGCCGATATTCTAACGATTGTTTTGAGTTATGTCTTTATCTTCTGTTATATCACCATCGCACTGGGAGAAATCTACCGCTGCGATCGACGACTCTTG ATTGATTCAAAGGTAACCCTCGGATTGGGTGGTATACTGCTGATCCTTTGCTCAGTGTTCGCCGCCATGGGTATCTACGCTTACCTCGGTGTTCAAACCACGCTGATTATCATTGAAGTGGTCCCCTTCCTCCTCTTGGCTGTCGGTGCGGACATGATGTTCATCTTTGTCCTGGATTATCAG AGAACTACCAGAGGAGAGAACGAAACTCGCGAAGAGCATGTCGGTCGCGTACTGGGCGAAGTTGGACCGAGTATGATGCTATGCAGTTTGACAGAATCTGTAGCATTCTTTATAG GTGCACTGACAACTATGCCGGCCGTGCAGACATTTGCCCTCTACGCCGGTTTAGCGGTTCTCTTCGATTTCATGCTCCTTGTGTCTGCATTCATTGCGTTGATAATACTTGATCTCCGGAGACAAGAG GCCGGTCGTTATGACATTTGCTGCTGCATACCGCCCCAGACCAAGGAACAACCTGAACACAAAGAATTGCTGCATTCATTCATGTCTAAGTACTTCGCACCATTCCTTGTCAATAAGTGGGTCCGACCAATTGTT ATCATATGTTTCGTCGGGTTTTTCTGTGCATGTTGTGTTTGGACGACTAAACTCCAAATCGGCCTCGATGCTTCCTTATCGATGCCGAGG GACTCCTATGTTCTAGACTTCTTTCAAGATCTTGGTGCTTACCTCAGCGTTGGATCGCCAGTCTACTTTGTCGTTGCCCATGGTTACAATTATTCCAACATCCCGGACCAGAATCGAATATGTGGAGGAGCCGGGTGTAACCCTGATTCATTGACTCAACAAATATATTTTGCGGCCCAGGACCCTGAATA
- the LOC139122828 gene encoding NPC intracellular cholesterol transporter 1-like isoform X1, with protein MARLLLFVVFCWLVNIQVGVSGYPHIHEEGRCMWYGQCGDSPLTGKTVNCYHNGPPKPLTEPLGKSILSDLCPELDIGDDPLTCCSSDQLQTLQESTAFTQQAFARCPACLRNFMELYCNATCSPHQSLFVNATVLNEVPEENYTQIIEVDEYFSKRFAYGAFYSCNEVLFPSTNSPVIGLMCGGKTAEECTPEDWLEYMGSTSNGITPFDINYILVENGTELPHNLEALDMPIVPCNQAPTEDAYACSCQDCSIACAETPSRPPEPEPWEIAGMDAALFIMLMAFCGFVVVYIGLLIFYYAVVKKPEDAEDKKRDMLTEDDVNCVENAGFVMHKYLGEIFRRWGVFVSNNPIKVIVVALLFVTLCSLGNIFIIVTVDPIDLWVADGSRCLEEKNYFDRHFQPFWRVSQVIITAPNHNDTVYPTWPDGVHENFGSALDKEFLHQVLVLQDHLNFMKVFHEPDEDYITFEDICYKPMEPDNMYCTIQSPLQYYQNSHALLDKVVDEQMGVKLDYPADYRDHFLYCVKAPNSVQCTTPFEESCMGAYEGPNYAYTCLGGFEDDNYNNATAILLTFLNDNYVDNDEIVDRVKTWETAFLDVVSTWNNTNMSMSYYAERSIEDELIRASQADILTIVLSYVFIFCYITIALGEIYRCDRRLLIDSKVTLGLGGILLILCSVFAAMGIYAYLGVQTTLIIIEVVPFLLLAVGADMMFIFVLDYQRTTRGENETREEHVGRVLGEVGPSMMLCSLTESVAFFIGALTTMPAVQTFALYAGLAVLFDFMLLVSAFIALIILDLRRQEAGRYDICCCIPPQTKEQPEHKELLHSFMSKYFAPFLVNKWVRPIVIICFVGFFCACCVWTTKLQIGLDASLSMPRDSYVLDFFQDLGAYLSVGSPVYFVVAHGYNYSNIPDQNRICGGAGCNPDSLTQQIYFAAQDPEYTTIALPTMSWLDDYFDWLLPSFTLFRPCCREFIATGEFCPADFDGNQLQCQSCLSTDQRGQRPTPSQFDEYLPWFLEDNPNIYCAKGSVSKHFNSFFAT; from the exons ATGGCAAGACTTTTGCTGTTTGTCGTCTTCTGTTGGCTGGTAAATATACAG GTTGGAGTGTCAGGATACCCACACATACACGAGGAAGGGCGATGTATGTGGTACGGCCAGTGCGGTGACAGTCCCTTAACTGGCAAAACTGTGAACTGTTACCACAACGGACCACCGAAACCTCTGACGGAGCCCCTCGGAAAAAGCATCCTGTCGGATCTTTGTCCAGAGCTCGATATCGGCGATGATCCACTAACCTGCTGCAGTTCTGATCAGCTCCAGACACTACAAGAATCAACGGCCTTCACCCAACAGGCGTTTGCCCGCTGCCCTGCCTGCCTGAGAAATTTCATGGAGCTCTACTGCAACGCGACGTGCAGCCCGCACCAAAGTTTATTTGTGAATGCCACCGTGCTAAATGAGGTTCCCGAGGAAAACTACACCCAAATAATCGAAGTCGACGAATATTTCTCGAAGAGATTTGCATACGGTGCGTTCTACTCCTGCAATGAAGTGCTGTTTCCGTCCACAAACTCGCCTGTGATCGGACTCATGTGCGGAGGTAAAACGGCCGAAGAATGTACACCCGAGGATTGGCTGGAATACATGGGAAGCACATCAAACGGAATTACTCCCTTCGACATCAACTACATTCTAGTTGAAAATGGCACCGAGTTGCCGCACAACTTGGAGGCGCTGGATATGCCAATCGTACCCTGCAACCAGGCGCCAACGGAGGACGCGTATGCATGCAGCTGCCAAGATTGCTCCATCGCTTGCGCTGAAACACCGTCGCGTCCGCCAGAACCAGAGCCATGGGAGATCGCAGGTATGGACGCCGCCCTGTTCATCATGCTGATGGCATTCTGTGGCTTCGTGGTCGTGTACATCGGCCTCCTGATATTCTACTATGCTGTCGTTAAGAAACCGGAGGATGCTGAAGACAAAAAGAGGGATATGTTAACAGAGGATGACGTCAACTGCGTTGAGAACGCTGGCTTCGTCATGCATAAATACCTTGGGGAAATATTCAGGCGGTGGGGAGTTTTCGTTTCAAATAATCCCATCAAAGTCATCGTTGTCGCTTTGTTATTCGTCACTCTTTGTTCCCTTGGCAACATCTTCATCATCGTCACAGTTGATCCAATTGATTTGTGGGTTGCGGACGGCAGCCGCTGTTTGGAAGAGAAGAATTATTTTGATCGGCACTTCCAACCATTCTGGCGCGTGTCTCAAGTCATCATCACCGCACCCAACCACAACGATACCGTGTATCCGACATGGCCTGATGGTGTTCACGAGAACTTTGGCAGCGCATTAGATAAAGAGTTTCTCCACCAG GTACTAGTTTTGCAGGACCACCTTAACTTCATGAAAGTGTTTCATGAGCCTGATGAGGATTACATCACCTTCGAGGATATCTGCTACAAGCCGATGGAACCCGACAATATGTATTGCACCATTCAGAGCCCGTTGCAGTACTATCAAAACTCTCACGCACTACTTGATAAAGTCGTTGATGAACAAATGGGAGTTAAATTGGACTATCCTGCCGACTATAGGGATCATTTTCTGTACTGTGTCAA AGCGCCAAACAGCGTCCAGTGCACAACGCCGTTTGAAGAATCGTGCATGGGCGCGTATGAAGGTCCCAATTATGCGTACACCTGTTTAGGCGGCTTCGAAG aCGATAATTACAACAACGCCACGGCCATACTGTTAACATTCTTGAACGATAACTACGTTGACAATGACGAGATTGTTGATAGAGTGAAAACTTGGGAAACAGCTTTTCTTGATGTTGTGTCAACATGGAACAACACGAACATGAGTATGAGTTACTATGCAGAG AGATCGATTGAGGATGAGCTGATTCGAGCCAGCCAGGCCGATATTCTAACGATTGTTTTGAGTTATGTCTTTATCTTCTGTTATATCACCATCGCACTGGGAGAAATCTACCGCTGCGATCGACGACTCTTG ATTGATTCAAAGGTAACCCTCGGATTGGGTGGTATACTGCTGATCCTTTGCTCAGTGTTCGCCGCCATGGGTATCTACGCTTACCTCGGTGTTCAAACCACGCTGATTATCATTGAAGTGGTCCCCTTCCTCCTCTTGGCTGTCGGTGCGGACATGATGTTCATCTTTGTCCTGGATTATCAG AGAACTACCAGAGGAGAGAACGAAACTCGCGAAGAGCATGTCGGTCGCGTACTGGGCGAAGTTGGACCGAGTATGATGCTATGCAGTTTGACAGAATCTGTAGCATTCTTTATAG GTGCACTGACAACTATGCCGGCCGTGCAGACATTTGCCCTCTACGCCGGTTTAGCGGTTCTCTTCGATTTCATGCTCCTTGTGTCTGCATTCATTGCGTTGATAATACTTGATCTCCGGAGACAAGAG GCCGGTCGTTATGACATTTGCTGCTGCATACCGCCCCAGACCAAGGAACAACCTGAACACAAAGAATTGCTGCATTCATTCATGTCTAAGTACTTCGCACCATTCCTTGTCAATAAGTGGGTCCGACCAATTGTT ATCATATGTTTCGTCGGGTTTTTCTGTGCATGTTGTGTTTGGACGACTAAACTCCAAATCGGCCTCGATGCTTCCTTATCGATGCCGAGG GACTCCTATGTTCTAGACTTCTTTCAAGATCTTGGTGCTTACCTCAGCGTTGGATCGCCAGTCTACTTTGTCGTTGCCCATGGTTACAATTATTCCAACATCCCGGACCAGAATCGAATATGTGGAGGAGCCGGGTGTAACCCTGATTCATTGACTCAACAAATATATTTTGCGGCCCAGGACCCTGAATA